A section of the Bacteroidia bacterium genome encodes:
- a CDS encoding VOC family protein produces the protein MKIRHLDHVAIRVSDVKRSVDWYQRVLKLARFSPPEWEGVPVFLMAGDTGIAIFPASEADNRTALQRQGIGIDHFAFNVPLDELEDVKAHYDKEGIKYRFSDHIFYHSIDTHDPDGHTVEVTAATGIKPAQIA, from the coding sequence ATGAAAATACGACATTTAGACCATGTAGCCATTCGGGTATCGGATGTTAAACGCTCGGTTGATTGGTATCAGCGCGTGTTAAAGCTTGCACGGTTCTCCCCGCCTGAATGGGAGGGAGTGCCGGTTTTCCTGATGGCGGGAGATACAGGTATTGCCATTTTTCCAGCCTCTGAAGCTGATAACCGAACGGCATTGCAGCGCCAGGGAATTGGGATAGATCATTTTGCTTTTAATGTTCCATTAGATGAACTTGAAGATGTAAAAGCACACTACGATAAGGAAGGTATTAAATACCGCTTCAGCGATCACATATTTTATCACTCCATCGACACCCATGATCCGGATGGGCATACGGTTGAAGTTACTGCTGCTACTGGTATTAAGCCGGCACAAATCGCATAA
- a CDS encoding ribonuclease H-like domain-containing protein: MLDDINLEKVLVLDIETVPAKATYEELQENFKELWCHKCNFLNRNAPEPVSPETLYERAGIYAEFGKVACISAGYLKREKGGYSFRIKSYCGDDERQLLQSFTALLQNHFGGKGSYLCAHNGREFDFPYLGRRMLINGLKLPAMLNVAGRKSWELNHLLDTMQLWRFGDYKNYTSLTLLAAAFGIPSPKDDINGSDVGRVYWQERDLDRISRYCAKDVVTVAQLLLKMRGLELLKEEDVIYVE; the protein is encoded by the coding sequence ATGCTAGATGATATTAACCTCGAAAAAGTGCTGGTGCTGGATATTGAAACGGTTCCAGCCAAAGCCACCTATGAAGAGTTGCAGGAAAATTTCAAGGAGTTGTGGTGCCATAAGTGCAACTTCCTGAACCGGAATGCACCGGAACCGGTAAGCCCTGAAACGCTCTACGAAAGAGCTGGCATTTATGCGGAATTCGGAAAAGTGGCCTGTATCTCCGCAGGCTATCTGAAACGCGAAAAGGGCGGGTACAGTTTCCGCATCAAGAGCTATTGCGGAGATGATGAGCGGCAACTTTTGCAGTCATTTACTGCATTGCTTCAAAATCATTTTGGCGGCAAAGGCAGCTACCTCTGCGCTCATAATGGTCGCGAATTCGACTTTCCCTATCTCGGCAGGCGCATGCTCATCAACGGACTGAAGTTGCCCGCAATGCTGAACGTAGCTGGCCGCAAAAGCTGGGAACTGAACCACCTTCTGGACACGATGCAGTTGTGGCGGTTTGGTGATTATAAGAACTACACCTCCCTCACGCTTCTGGCTGCTGCTTTTGGCATCCCTTCACCCAAAGACGATATCAACGGCAGCGATGTAGGCCGGGTGTACTGGCAGGAGCGAGATCTGGACCGGATAAGCCGCTACTGCGCCAAAGACGTGGTAACGGTAGCACAACTCCTCCTGAAAATGCGCGGCCTGGAATTGCTGAAAGAAGAAGATGTGATTTATGTGGAGTGA
- a CDS encoding 4'-phosphopantetheinyl transferase superfamily protein: MPLQFIRNLDNGSRLGLWKLTETPEELLQYLQFNDQEKALFLTLNGASRRMQWLGSRVLLRQLLQTDHFIEMTTDENGKPALVNFPFEVSLSHSFCYAAAIIGKSRVGIDIEMVKDKIRKIAPRFVTPQEQDFLKPATEVEQLYAIWCAKESLFKLYGQGQLNFRSHIRVHPFDITAETLKATIHKNNFIRNYEVHFERIDGYMLAYTAEE, translated from the coding sequence TTGCCACTGCAATTCATACGAAACCTTGATAACGGCTCGCGTCTGGGTCTCTGGAAGCTCACCGAAACACCAGAGGAGCTTTTGCAATATCTTCAGTTTAATGACCAGGAGAAGGCACTTTTCCTGACATTAAACGGAGCGTCCCGGAGAATGCAATGGCTGGGTAGCCGAGTGCTCCTGAGGCAATTGCTGCAAACGGATCATTTTATTGAAATGACAACGGATGAAAATGGTAAACCGGCCTTGGTTAATTTCCCCTTTGAGGTTTCTCTTTCCCATTCCTTCTGTTATGCGGCTGCGATTATCGGCAAGAGCCGGGTGGGGATTGATATTGAAATGGTAAAGGATAAGATCCGGAAAATTGCCCCCCGCTTTGTCACGCCACAGGAGCAGGATTTCCTGAAACCCGCAACAGAGGTAGAGCAGCTATACGCGATTTGGTGTGCTAAGGAGAGCCTGTTCAAGCTATATGGCCAGGGGCAACTCAATTTCAGGAGTCATATCCGAGTCCATCCTTTTGATATTACTGCGGAAACCCTAAAGGCCACAATCCATAAAAACAATTTCATCAGGAATTATGAGGTACACTTCGAAAGGATTGACGGCTATATGCTCGCCTATACTGCCGAGGAGTAG
- a CDS encoding WD40 repeat domain-containing protein, translated as MKISVSKTGELAGHRDSIYCLAPGPDTDSFYSGAGDGLIVKWNLAEGHNGKVVAETEGAVYAMQYLKDSNRLLAGTNSGVIIMLDLEANQLVTQAKLNHGIFDLKVVPGQDFMIVAGAEGYLKLLLVDTLQELLTLRPSQRNARCIALHPSQPVCAIGFSDGDIRVFSSHDLKPFFRFEGHQFSTFCLQFTQDEIRLLSGGRDAHLKSWLIHEEYAPQLEVPAHLFTINRIAQQPGGRLLATASRDKSVKIWDSRSFELLKVIDAEKFNAHVHSVNHLIWLDEERLVTAGDDKRILVWRIIIEE; from the coding sequence ATGAAGATCTCAGTTTCTAAAACTGGCGAGCTGGCCGGGCACCGCGATTCAATTTACTGCCTTGCCCCAGGCCCGGATACAGATAGTTTTTATTCAGGCGCGGGCGATGGATTGATCGTGAAGTGGAATCTGGCGGAGGGACACAATGGCAAAGTGGTGGCTGAGACTGAGGGGGCTGTGTATGCGATGCAATACCTGAAAGATTCGAACCGGCTGCTGGCCGGCACCAACTCCGGAGTTATAATCATGCTGGATCTGGAGGCTAATCAACTGGTGACGCAGGCGAAACTGAACCACGGCATTTTTGACCTGAAAGTTGTGCCGGGACAGGATTTCATGATCGTGGCAGGAGCGGAGGGTTATCTCAAATTGTTGCTGGTGGATACGCTTCAGGAGCTGCTCACTTTACGGCCATCCCAGCGAAATGCCCGCTGCATTGCGCTGCATCCTTCACAACCCGTTTGCGCCATAGGTTTTAGTGATGGCGATATACGCGTTTTCTCTTCTCACGACCTGAAGCCCTTCTTCCGGTTCGAGGGCCACCAATTCTCCACTTTCTGCCTGCAATTTACCCAGGACGAAATACGGCTGCTTTCCGGTGGCCGGGATGCACACCTGAAATCATGGCTTATACACGAAGAATATGCGCCCCAACTTGAGGTGCCTGCACACCTGTTTACCATCAACAGAATTGCGCAACAACCAGGGGGACGGCTTTTGGCAACCGCAAGCCGGGATAAGTCTGTGAAAATATGGGACAGCCGCAGCTTCGAATTGCTTAAGGTAATTGACGCGGAAAAATTCAATGCCCATGTCCATTCAGTCAACCACCTCATCTGGCTTGACGAGGAAAGGCTGGTGACGGCAGGAGATGATAAAAGGATTTTAGTTTGGCGGATAATTATTGAGGAATAA